GTATTTAACATCGTTTTAGTAAACATAGTTTTTGTTAATATAGAGATACAATAAAATGCAACACAATGTCTAAAGTTACAGATTTTCATTTCACAGATGGAACAGGGGTTGAAAACTACAACCGGATCAAATCTCCAAGGCCCAGAAGTACTGCATAGTGGGCTGGGAGTGCACTTAACTATGATGATGTGCCAGAGGCCATCAGCAAACCTGCAGAAAGCGTTGAAGCTACTCCACCACTGGTGAAGACAGCTAGATTTTCTCTCCTCTCGTCGAGCTTGccttcaaaatgtttatattattttaacaaattgttaagGCCTAATATAAATGGCCTGATACATAACCAATCCTAATTTTAGTGGCCTTATGGTCACAATAACAAATTAACGCAtagaaataatgaatataatacaaCCCGCCTGAAGAGGTGTGTTATGCgtaaattttcatgtttttcttCTTGCTTTTTATATGCATAGTTGTACTTTGTACatgtgatttattttaatgtacaatttgaGAATAATTGTCAAGTATGGTTTGCTTATAagacaatatatattatttttaatacagtgtttgtattatttattaccattttaaattattatagtagattcattattttaatattttttttatttttgtgttgttaagaaaaaaaattacatacttttttttacacacaattaaaagtattaacattaCTAATAGAAAATGCagttttaattcttaataaataatttaaagtaataaacttttaaaaatttgaaaacaatattattgtctTTGAGATACAAGTAATATACTGTTGGCCTTTATGCCTAAATAAAGGGCCatgatactttttaattttagtacaatttttattcatcTTAAATTTCTCTGTGTTTTTCTTACAAGACAATCCTTTGTCAACACACAAACAATTGGATTCCTCTAATGCCTAGTTAACAGTTTGGGAAGAAATGTATCAGTTTGATTAATCTTATTCTACAAAGTTGTCAATTAAATAAAGGTTTAGTTATTTCTTTAACGTAATTGTCACTTTCACAATGTATTTCTATTAtcattgttgagtttagctctgtCCATCTTCCCCTTAGTTcggcgtctggaatctgatgttgtcacagacttgatgCCTGgaatctgaagagatctaaaaaagtAGGCAacgaagctcaaaataaactttttaaattgtttcaacaTCAAAGGAGACACCAAGACTTCAAAATACAGGGTGAGGCACACCATACGTTTGCGATGTATAGCAGCTGAACCGAGAAATATCTACCTTccttgttttaatgaaaatcccCATATTTGAACACAAagaatttgagaaaataatttttaacacccaaAAGTACCCCAAAATGGTGACACTTATGGGGTGTAGGGGTCATTTTTGGAAGAGTTTCAAATGTTAAGGTCGGTCGAGctgtacctcattttaaagggtcTCTATTCACTAATAATTGACCCTCTTCTACCGATCCAGTGATCCGGGTAGTGTGCATCTAGCCATTGTCGcacaggaagagcataatgtgGAGGAGCTACTTCTTGTTGAAAAATAAGTGGGCATGGGGatgagcacccccattttgaaaataatttttgtttgattaaaagcattaaaactgaactacagaatacagttcacaatatgtctgcattcatctaccaaccacctacttttattaagtgcatgttttagagttagtgaagttgaacacacaacatggtgattgtggttcctgacttaggTGTGTCACAAcggtatttgtttattttaacctagtttgtaattatgtattaggttagttatttacctgaagaagagatcagattgcagatctcgaaacgtagtgttactgattttttgtttcactgaaccaatggcaaatgtccggaaaaatcctttttccttcacacaTCAGTTATGCATTATTATGTACTTGCAACTTTATGTgctttttatttacactatattcacttttttaaatatttacgtacCTTTTATTGGTATGGTATTTTTTTAGACGTGTTATACTTTGTTTGCTTTTACATGTTTCACGATAGCAAGAGGGTTTCTAATATATTGCACaatcttttcataatttatttaattttgccaTATTTGCAGATTTAAACGAACATTTAAAGCCAAACATCGATATAGACAGAGTGTCATAAACCTAGAGGTGGGGTATTATGACCacagttaaaaaatgtaagttataaTTAGCtaattagagcagctaaaattaaaacagctgattgttgtggctcacaaacataatttctcaattggattttctaaataaacatggtgtaggtttttaaattatattagtaagtACAATTGTctaactaaaatacaataaactgtggctttttattatatatgactttttaagaaatgtacgcttaaagattttaagaacttatcattttgaaaattaagtttgTGAAAATCTATTGTTTGTACTGTAATTAGGCCTTTTGGTTATAAAGCAATATATCAGAATAAACTTATAACAAGccgttttcattaaaaaatgaataagtgaaaattataaaatggttgGCGTTCAGGTAGTTattgagttttcaaaagtttgaatATTATGATGTTTTGATTTGTCTTTagtccaggaataatacctgaaaatgtTAGTAGAGAGTTTTAAGACAACCTGTATAGGtggaattgtaaataaaacatgaacagCTGGTGTAAAGTTGCGAACGCTCATGTGATCTATCGGAATCTTCATCAGGTATGTAGAAATTCATTAATACTAGTATAGATATTAAAGTAGTCACAGCAATAACAGCTCTGAGAGAGGATAATATTCAGTTTGAAATTACGTGATGTTGGTAGATATCCAACAAAGGATCGGATAAAAGTTCCTAAGATATATTGTACATTAAGTTCTTCtgacaagaaataataaaaaagtatgaaaaccaaaagaataattttagtcAAGTAGCTAGAAACATTGAGGGGGAATTAACTGCACGGGACAGAAGTCGAATTGTATCAAGAACACCTCTCTCTCATCATGTATGTGTCGGTTTACAACACGGAAGTTGTGAAGAGAAGCTAGAATAAATACTTGATgaaaggaagaaaataaataagacagtattttttgtttttatttaagtgcTTTTTTCCTGgcttaaaaaacattattagatcacaactgtcatagtgaGCAAAAATATTATGATAGTGTAAAAAGCCTGAtctaaaagtaaaacaataaaaaacaacatctgAAAACaagtaatatacataaaaatgtctaTCAACTCCccaactaaaacaataacaatatacaaaacaGACTTAACAATACATCAGGTCTTGGGGTGCATAATTATAACATTGTACagacacaaaataaaatacaagaacaAACACAAAGCAATGTACAcatgattttgtttatatacaGTTCTTGTTAAGTGTcgtattcaaaatttataaaattgatatcACGTTTAAAAAGTAACGATGAGAATTATTTACAGAAAGATTGTTCATAACAACCCTTGAATAACAAACCAGTGGTTGGTGTTGTCTTACACAATGACACATACGGCACTcattgtaataatacaataaacactaaacatgaaaataatacaGGCAGTAAAGTATAAATGACACAGGCTGATTTCTTAACACTAGATTTATAACAGAAATTATTACGAGGCTAAAGGCAGTTTCTGTAACTTGCTTATCTCaagattaaaaaatacattttaaattttaacttgcgatttaattttcatcactaaaaatgtaatttcaaattataaactattgttattaaacaaCTTAAGTTTTTGTAATGATAGAAgtattatttcattgaaaaaccatacaattTCGAAAATTACTTTCTTTCAACCAACCATTCATTCCTACTTCATTCCGTTGCCTTCTAAACTCTATAAACCTGTTGAGTcagataactaaaaaatatatattacaaggttctcaaataaacatttatattggtGAATAAAGTAGACTATTTTGCAAAGTATTATCCAAAAAAATtgattacttgtttttttattttatttaccttaaaaagACTCTCACATCTGTTGTGTCAATATTAACTCtgttttcaagtttataactgcattaattgtacataaaatttaatatgacgCTAATATATatcatgaatttaattaattttattatgttgttGAAAATTATCGATGCCAAATCAAGTTGTTCAATAACAGTTTATCATTCCACAAGTAGATTAATAGATATGAATTTAGGGGGGTACAGGAGAATCCATGGTGAGCTCGGAAatcaaaagaacaaaaaataggTTTCCCTGTCTAGAGACGGAAGAATTCAAGTTCATACATGAATGCACCATCAGCTGAAATCTGTTATCAATCTGTTCCTGCTCTTTAGTACTTCATAATACAACAGGTCACTTCTCATTCAAAAGTTTTCAGAAAACTCAGAAGTTTCTCAATAGTCAACTGTGCCTTTTCTGAAATCGTGTTACAATGTGTAACAAGGGCCAGTCCATGACCCACCAACAACTATCTCGACTCATGATTGTAGTTGCTCATCAACcataacaatgttattttgtataacaatttttcTACATCGTAAAAATTGGCTCTAGCTATCCatgattactaataaaaaatttgctaTCATTATTGGATCAATGggtaatatacattatatataatccAATATTCAGTTGCAggtcatatataaaataaaagtaatttcaatcTAGACTAAATTATAGTTGAAGTTCTGCACGAAACGTGAGTCCGGTTCAGTTATCATAGGTGCTATCCATCCAACACTGTTTTCAGTCTTGTTTTTTCTGTTTGATATCGCCATTTGTCTCAAGAGCAGATTCCATTTTCCGCCTCAGCTGCCAGTCGATCACCATCCTTCCCGTCAACATGAAGAAAAACACctgaaaaaagcaaaaaaataataaaatctaaatatttggtGAGAAATACTAAGTACAATTCAGAAAGCTGTCTTCCCGGATTGAATTAagagtatttttaatacataatcaGAACACTGTTAACTAAAACCAGCCTATAAACACTGTTAACTAAAACCAGCCTATAACAAGAGTATATGAAAATAGTAGCAATTTTTACTGATTTtctgtattaataatttgttttgttataaattcaaggaatgttttgtaaataaataagctgATACGCTGACATATAGTCTCTCATAGTCTTGGCAACTTGGCATTGAATCTGATGGTGATCAGCGTTTAGGCACAAACTTGACAATAACCACATCAAAGACAATAAtcacatcaaaaataaaagaaagcttcaaagaaagaaaaagaattttcaaaGCAAGAAaacaatagaacttttcaaatcCAGACTGCAAACCCAAAACTGGGTCATTCTCCATGCTCAAGAGGACATAACGACTTGTTTGACACCTTCCACACTATCACACAATCTATTTCTAGATGAAACCTGCCATTAAAAACCTGCGCAACCAGACCATAACAAAGGCTTAAGGCAGTGCTGGGACACGGAATGTGCCAAATTAAAAAGTGAATACATAAAAGCTTTGGAAAAGGAACAATGCACAGGAAGAGCAGAAGACAAAATGGAGACGGCTGCAAGGAAAAAGAGTTACGACACTAAACTAAAATCGCTACGTAAAGAATATATGGCAGAATATATAAACAAAGCTGACAACAGGTCCAGAGCGTTATGGCAAGTGGTAAATAACCAGCGTAAGGCTAAAACTGACAACAACACAGAATTGCTCCTCCTCATGGACAACACCATTATAACACAACCAGCAGAAGTGGCAAACTGTTTCAACACATTTTTCTCAACTGTGGCACACAGAACACTCCAAAACTCTGATCTTAATCCGAACCCAGACCCAGATGACTATGAACCACCTCCACCTATAAAGCAGAACTTACACTTCAAACCAGCAACAActaatgaaatcttaaaaatcataGACTCCCTAAAACCAAAAACCTCATCTGGAGCAGATCACATATCAGCTAAACTTGTAAAAGCATGTAAAAACGAACTGTTAAGACCACTCACCCTTATAACTAACAAATCTCTTTCACAAGGAATTTTCCCcaaccaattaaaaatagctaaagtctACCCAAAGTACAAAGCCGGACCACATAATGACACAAACAGCTATCGACCTATTTCACTCatttctactttttcaaaaattttagaaaaagttgtcTTACACAGACTCCTAAACTACCTTGAGGAAAACAAACTTCTTACTTACCAACAACACGGATTCCTAAAGGGCAGATCAACATCCACAGCCTTAATACAATTCATAGAATACATTATAGATCAACTGGAAGAAGGCTGCACAGCAACCTGCCTCTTCCTAGACttcagtaaggcttttgattgcctaaaTCACGAACAACTACTCCAAAAACTAGGAAACCTTGGTATAAGAGGAAAAGCTCAAAGCTGGTTCCGTAGCTACCTGACTGATAGAAAGATGTTTGTGGAAGTAAATTACACTGAAAAACAACATACTACAGAAATGTCAATCAAAAACCACTGACACAACAAAAGGGgcgtaccacaaggatcggtTCTGGGGCCAGTCTTGTTCCTCCTACTTACAAATGAACATGCCCAACTGGCTAGGAGACATCTGTCATACCgtcatgtatgcagacgacacagcacTAACAATAGCAAATAAATCAATAGCAATACTCCAGAGAAACACAACTGCcactttcaataaaacaaaactattctgTACCAGAAATGACcttgtcttaaataataaaaaaacagttcagATGACATTCAGCAATCTACGCAGAGACCTTAACTTGACGCTCCCAGacctagaaataaaaaacaccaCCAGACACCTTGGTATCATAATTGATGATAAACTGTCATGGAAGCCACAAATAGATCAACTGTGCAAAAAAACTATCTGCAGTGAAACTATGTTATacgtagaataaaacaaataagtggcACAGACACGGCCAAGGTAGCTTAACTTTGCTCTCCTTCGAATCACACCTGAGATATGGCATTGCCACTTGGGGAGGAACCATCCAAAACCAACCTTGAGAGAGTTCTGATCAACCAGAAGAGGGC
This Homalodisca vitripennis isolate AUS2020 chromosome 3, UT_GWSS_2.1, whole genome shotgun sequence DNA region includes the following protein-coding sequences:
- the LOC124358434 gene encoding uncharacterized protein LOC124358434 produces the protein METAARKKSYDTKLKSLRKEYMAEYINKADNRSRALWQVVNNQRKAKTDNNTELLLLMDNTIITQPAEVANCFNTFFSTVAHRTLQNSDLNPNPDPDDYEPPPPIKQNLHFKPATTNEILKIIDSLKPKTSSGADHISAKLVKACKNELLRPLTLITNKSLSQGIFPNQLKIAKVYPKYKAGPHNDTNSYRPISLISTFSKILEKVVLHRLLNYLEENKLLTYQQHGFLKGRSTSTALIQFIEYIIDQLEEGCTATCLFLDFSKAFDCLNHEQLLQKLGNLGIRGKAQSWFRSYLTDRKMFVEPRHSDLHQHNTRHASDFALPPHHLSLYKRKPSYKGAAYFNHLPEHLKNQPPHRFKKQLTLWLQERPFYTEEEFTNS